From a single Candidatus Schekmanbacteria bacterium genomic region:
- a CDS encoding NTP transferase domain-containing protein produces MKAVILAGGRGSNLNPITETRAKSMINICGKPILEYIIRGLKDAGVSDCIMVVDHQKEMIKNHFGRGEKWGMSLSYAEQDKKKGIGGAVLSASDRFSEGGYFLLVYGDIVFSSNIFLPTLMSFNSLKAAVATICIPPAPGEYGNIYMNDEVQITRIIEKPDHDRLGNYILAGVFVLPVSFFDILKDVGGKMEDAFEKLLQNNGLHASIYEDDWIDIGYPWNIIDANKICMKEIDKTVISNTAKFENNVTINGPVVIEDGVVVKAGATINGPCYVGKNSFVGNNALIREYTSLGAESLVGFGVEIKNSIIFERANIGRLSFIGDSVVGEGVDISPCVVTVNRDINRETINTMIKGKKVDSKLQKLGAFIGDGAIIGASNTILPGTIIPHNAKVPHKSSLSNSDF; encoded by the coding sequence ATGAAGGCAGTTATACTTGCAGGAGGCAGAGGGAGCAATCTAAACCCCATAACTGAAACCCGCGCGAAATCGATGATAAACATATGCGGTAAGCCTATCCTTGAATACATAATCAGGGGCTTGAAAGATGCCGGCGTAAGCGATTGTATTATGGTTGTTGATCACCAGAAGGAAATGATAAAGAACCACTTCGGCAGGGGTGAAAAATGGGGAATGTCTTTAAGCTATGCTGAGCAGGATAAAAAGAAGGGTATAGGGGGAGCAGTTCTCTCTGCATCGGACAGGTTCTCAGAGGGGGGATATTTTCTTCTTGTTTACGGCGACATAGTTTTCTCGTCAAACATCTTCCTTCCAACTTTAATGTCCTTCAATTCCCTCAAAGCGGCTGTGGCAACAATATGTATCCCTCCTGCTCCGGGAGAATATGGGAACATCTACATGAACGACGAGGTGCAGATAACCCGCATAATTGAAAAGCCTGACCATGATAGATTAGGCAATTATATTCTTGCAGGTGTGTTCGTGCTGCCTGTGAGCTTCTTTGATATCCTGAAAGATGTTGGGGGAAAGATGGAGGATGCCTTTGAGAAACTTCTTCAGAATAATGGGCTCCATGCGTCCATATATGAAGACGACTGGATAGACATTGGTTATCCCTGGAACATAATCGATGCCAACAAGATATGCATGAAAGAGATAGACAAGACTGTAATATCCAATACTGCCAAGTTTGAGAACAACGTAACGATCAATGGACCTGTTGTAATAGAGGACGGCGTTGTCGTGAAAGCGGGAGCAACCATAAACGGGCCATGCTATGTGGGTAAGAATTCATTTGTAGGGAACAATGCGCTTATAAGGGAATACACTTCATTGGGTGCGGAGAGCCTTGTGGGGTTCGGAGTTGAGATTAAAAACAGCATCATATTTGAGAGGGCCAACATAGGAAGGCTTTCCTTCATAGGCGACAGTGTAGTCGGAGAAGGGGTTGACATAAGCCCATGCGTTGTAACTGTCAACAGGGACATTAACAGGGAAACCATTAATACCATGATAAAAGGGAAGAAGGTTGACAGCAAACTCCAGAAGCTCGGCGCATTTATCGGGGATGGTGCGATCATCGGGGCAAGCAACACGATTCTTCCGGGAACGATCATTCCACACAACGCGAAAGTGCCCCATAAAAGTTCACTCTCAAACTCTGATTTCTGA
- the glmS gene encoding glutamine--fructose-6-phosphate transaminase (isomerizing), producing MCGISAIIGKNDIVEKLYNSIKNLEYRGYDSCGLAVLGANGIVVRKNVGSVEQANEKEKFVELSGNVGIAHTRWATHGGVSKENSHPHTSCNGDFTVVHNGIVSNYMEIKEELIALGHIFTSQTDTEVIPHLIEECFKQTKNVERALREALKKLKGTYAFAMITIYDKGTIYCARNESPLVLGIGREGMFVGSDVNAFIDYTKNIVFLNNGEYAIVSADSFIIKEMSRGEEVKRDITKIEWDAEMAKKGGYPHYMLKEIYEQPMTIQNVMKIEKSSIERLASMIAESRVTYLTGVGTTYYVAMAAQYYFSKIAGQFLPAISSDEFENVAIAGKDSLVVAVSQSGETYDTLRALRAAKKMGAKTTAIVNVIGSSMSREVDFAIMQGSGPEICVLSTKAAMAQILILIRTALELAIIKGDRDKKEIKKIESAVAEMPGLIQTLLNEYQGIIRNIAYRNAAVKNWLYLGRGIYYPVALEAALKMKEVTYIHAEGMPGGFMKHGTISLIDESMNSLVFVPTQHEEPIYELTLSGVEEIKARKGKVIGIHFGAPRGLFAEEVKLPEVPEIIAPLFQLVAGQLFAYYTATALKRNVDKPRSLAKSVTVA from the coding sequence ATGTGCGGAATAAGTGCGATAATAGGAAAAAATGACATAGTGGAGAAGCTCTATAACTCCATCAAGAACCTTGAATACAGAGGCTATGATTCCTGCGGGCTCGCTGTGCTCGGAGCAAATGGAATAGTTGTGCGGAAGAATGTCGGTTCAGTAGAGCAGGCGAATGAAAAAGAAAAGTTTGTCGAGCTTTCAGGCAATGTCGGCATTGCGCACACGCGCTGGGCAACGCACGGCGGAGTGTCAAAGGAGAATTCTCATCCGCATACAAGCTGTAACGGTGATTTTACAGTTGTCCACAATGGGATAGTTTCAAATTACATGGAAATAAAAGAAGAGCTTATCGCTTTAGGCCATATTTTCACATCGCAGACTGACACGGAAGTGATCCCTCATCTTATAGAAGAATGTTTCAAGCAGACCAAAAACGTGGAACGTGCATTGAGGGAAGCTCTTAAGAAGCTTAAGGGCACTTATGCCTTTGCCATGATTACGATTTATGACAAGGGAACCATATACTGTGCCCGCAATGAAAGCCCGCTTGTACTCGGTATAGGAAGAGAAGGTATGTTTGTTGGTTCAGATGTAAATGCTTTCATAGACTATACCAAGAACATAGTGTTCCTCAACAACGGTGAATACGCCATCGTGAGTGCTGACAGCTTCATAATAAAGGAGATGAGCAGGGGCGAAGAGGTAAAGAGGGACATAACCAAGATAGAGTGGGATGCCGAGATGGCAAAGAAGGGCGGCTACCCTCACTATATGCTGAAAGAGATTTATGAACAGCCAATGACTATCCAGAACGTCATGAAGATAGAGAAAAGCAGTATCGAAAGACTGGCGTCAATGATTGCCGAATCCCGCGTAACCTATCTTACCGGAGTAGGCACGACCTATTATGTGGCAATGGCTGCGCAGTATTATTTTTCGAAGATCGCAGGACAGTTTCTGCCGGCAATATCATCAGATGAATTTGAAAATGTTGCGATAGCAGGCAAGGACAGCCTTGTTGTGGCAGTCTCGCAGTCGGGTGAGACGTATGACACGCTGAGGGCGTTAAGAGCTGCTAAAAAAATGGGTGCGAAAACAACGGCTATAGTGAACGTAATAGGCTCTTCAATGTCCCGCGAAGTTGATTTTGCCATAATGCAGGGTTCCGGTCCTGAGATATGCGTGCTAAGCACAAAAGCGGCAATGGCCCAGATACTCATATTGATAAGGACAGCCCTTGAGCTTGCAATCATAAAGGGTGACAGGGACAAAAAAGAAATAAAGAAAATCGAGAGCGCTGTGGCGGAAATGCCTGGACTGATTCAGACACTGCTAAATGAGTATCAGGGTATTATAAGAAATATTGCTTACAGAAATGCGGCTGTTAAGAACTGGCTCTATCTTGGACGCGGAATTTATTATCCTGTAGCCCTTGAAGCAGCGTTGAAGATGAAAGAAGTGACATACATTCATGCCGAAGGTATGCCGGGTGGTTTCATGAAGCACGGCACCATATCCCTTATTGATGAAAGCATGAACAGCCTTGTCTTTGTTCCCACGCAGCATGAAGAGCCGATCTATGAACTTACGTTAAGCGGGGTCGAGGAGATAAAGGCAAGGAAGGGGAAAGTCATAGGGATACATTTTGGCGCACCGCGCGGACTCTTTGCCGAGGAGGTCAAACTCCCTGAAGTGCCGGAGATAATCGCTCCGCTTTTCCAGCTTGTGGCAGGACAGCTTTTTGCTTATTACACTGCAACAGCATTGAAGAGAAATGTTGACAAACCGCGTTCTCTCGCGAAATCAGTTACGGTGGCATAA